One Actinomycetota bacterium genomic window carries:
- a CDS encoding cupin domain-containing protein produces MPPSPAARLISSTDRPEQALPGSHGWVRVLVDHRAGSRNLLQREFRFGPGRTPELHDDQREEAMYVVEGLGTVDLGGASYELAPGTGVFVPAGASYVLENPGPHDLVLVSVLSPPPCEQPGTTTDQPVAESPTYVVREEDEPALAAGEDRTFKVLVDPGHGCRTMTQFVGFIDRSQAPPHVHAYEEAVFILEGEGVAHVDGRDLPFARGAAIFLPPGVPHHLENTSREVLKLLGVFSPAGSPASRETADSG; encoded by the coding sequence ATGCCCCCGTCCCCGGCCGCTCGACTCATCTCCTCCACCGATCGCCCCGAGCAAGCTCTTCCCGGCTCCCACGGCTGGGTGCGGGTGCTGGTCGACCATCGCGCGGGATCGAGGAATCTGCTCCAGCGTGAGTTCCGGTTCGGACCCGGACGAACCCCCGAGCTGCACGACGACCAGCGCGAAGAGGCGATGTACGTGGTCGAGGGGCTCGGGACAGTGGACTTGGGCGGGGCCTCCTACGAGCTGGCACCCGGAACGGGGGTCTTCGTGCCCGCGGGAGCCTCCTACGTGCTGGAGAACCCGGGCCCCCACGACCTGGTCCTGGTCTCCGTCCTGTCGCCGCCCCCGTGCGAGCAACCAGGGACGACGACCGACCAACCGGTGGCGGAATCGCCCACCTACGTCGTCCGGGAGGAGGACGAGCCGGCGCTCGCCGCGGGAGAGGACCGCACGTTCAAGGTCCTGGTCGACCCTGGCCACGGGTGCCGAACCATGACCCAGTTCGTTGGGTTCATCGACCGGAGCCAGGCACCCCCCCACGTCCATGCCTACGAGGAGGCGGTCTTCATACTGGAGGGCGAAGGGGTGGCCCACGTCGACGGGCGCGACCTTCCGTTCGCCAGGGGCGCGGCCATCTTCCTGCCCCCCGGCGTCCCGCATCATCTGGAGAACACCAGCCGCGAGGTCCTCAAGCTGCTCGGCGTGTTCTCCCCCGCCGGATCCCCCGCCTCCAGGGAAACCGCCGATTCCGGTTGA
- a CDS encoding hydroxymethylglutaryl-CoA lyase, which yields MGGLPARVTIREVGPRDGLQAEAPLPVHQRAGLIDMLTGANLPKIEAVSFVSPKAVPAMADAGEVWRLVRRRPEVAYSALVPNRRGAEAALEAGGFASLQAFVAASDGYNLHNVGKTVEESLGDVREVIEAAATAGVPVEVSISCAFGDPYEGAVPVERVVSVAERVAGLGAVGVSLGDTTGMANPRKVWDLVPVLRDQVPELRLNLHFHDARGAALANVLAAMQAGVDEFDASIGGLGGSPFAPGQAGANGNVPTEDLVAMLVGMGIDTGVDVMALFTAARMLEGMVGHPVPGRAWRADYPELGWASPV from the coding sequence ATCGGAGGGCTCCCCGCGCGGGTGACCATCCGCGAGGTGGGGCCTCGCGACGGGCTTCAGGCCGAGGCGCCGCTCCCGGTTCACCAGCGGGCGGGGCTCATCGACATGCTGACCGGGGCGAACCTCCCGAAGATCGAGGCGGTCTCGTTCGTGTCTCCCAAGGCGGTCCCGGCCATGGCGGACGCCGGGGAAGTCTGGCGGCTGGTGCGGCGGCGGCCCGAGGTCGCCTACTCGGCCCTGGTCCCCAACCGTCGCGGCGCCGAGGCGGCTCTGGAGGCGGGCGGGTTCGCATCGCTCCAGGCCTTCGTCGCGGCCTCCGACGGCTACAACCTGCACAACGTCGGAAAGACCGTCGAGGAGTCGCTCGGCGACGTGCGGGAGGTGATCGAGGCGGCGGCGACGGCCGGCGTCCCGGTCGAGGTCTCGATCTCCTGCGCCTTCGGCGACCCGTACGAGGGAGCGGTGCCTGTCGAGCGGGTCGTCTCGGTGGCCGAGCGCGTGGCCGGGCTCGGGGCCGTCGGCGTCTCGCTGGGAGACACCACCGGGATGGCGAACCCTCGCAAGGTGTGGGACCTGGTTCCAGTCCTCAGGGATCAGGTCCCGGAGCTCCGCCTGAACCTCCATTTCCATGATGCGCGGGGAGCGGCCCTGGCGAACGTGCTCGCCGCGATGCAGGCCGGCGTGGACGAGTTCGACGCCAGCATCGGCGGTCTGGGCGGCTCGCCGTTCGCCCCCGGCCAGGCCGGCGCGAACGGGAACGTCCCCACCGAGGACCTCGTGGCCATGCTGGTGGGGATGGGCATCGACACCGGCGTGGACGTCATGGCTTTGTTCACGGCGGCCCGGATGCTGGAGGGGATGGTGGGCCATCCCGTCCCCGGCCGGGCATGGCGGGCCGACTACCCGGAGCTGGGGTGGGCCTCGCCGGTGTAG
- a CDS encoding acyl-CoA carboxylase subunit beta, with translation MADRTSTGEAIAEAVERARSGGPEKYHQKLAEQGKLFVRERLRLLLDDEGSFAEEGLLVSALAGELPADGVVTGVGLVGGRPVAVMANDPTVKAGSWGPGTVEKIIRIIELARQRRIPIVYLVDSAGARITDQVRMFPGRRGAGKIFFNQVQASGRIPQVCCLLGPSAAGGAYIPAFCDVVFMQERNASMYLGSPRMAEEVIGEKVSLEEMGGARMHCEVSGCGDLLVPDDKAAIEAARAYLAYFPSNYSEQPPVVEGRPAAYRGSLAGLVPEDESKSFDMYALIAGVADEESFFEVKPAYAKEVIVGLGRLDGHVVGVVANQPLHKGGVLFVDSADKAARFIWLCDAFNIPLVFLADVPGFMIGSAVERQGIIRHGAKLITAVSEATVPKLCVVVRKAYGAGLYAMAGPGFEPDATIALPTARIAVMGPEPAVNAVYFNRIQAIAEPAEREAFVADKRREYEEDIDLLHLSSENVVDAVVQPDELRGELIRRLAYTSGKERHFSGRRHGVPPV, from the coding sequence GTGGCCGACAGGACGAGCACGGGCGAGGCCATCGCGGAGGCCGTGGAGCGGGCCCGGTCGGGCGGTCCCGAGAAGTACCACCAGAAGCTGGCCGAGCAGGGGAAGCTCTTCGTCCGGGAACGTCTTCGCCTGCTGCTCGACGACGAGGGCTCGTTCGCGGAGGAAGGACTCCTGGTGTCGGCGCTGGCCGGCGAGCTCCCCGCGGACGGGGTGGTGACCGGAGTCGGGCTGGTGGGTGGACGCCCCGTCGCGGTCATGGCCAACGACCCCACCGTGAAGGCCGGCTCGTGGGGGCCGGGAACGGTCGAGAAGATCATCCGCATCATCGAGCTGGCCCGCCAACGCAGGATTCCCATCGTCTATCTGGTTGACAGTGCGGGGGCACGCATCACCGACCAGGTCCGGATGTTCCCGGGCCGCCGGGGCGCCGGGAAGATCTTCTTCAACCAGGTCCAGGCCAGCGGTCGCATCCCGCAGGTGTGCTGCCTGCTGGGACCCTCGGCGGCCGGGGGCGCCTACATCCCCGCGTTCTGCGACGTGGTGTTCATGCAGGAACGGAACGCGTCCATGTATCTGGGCTCGCCCCGCATGGCCGAGGAGGTCATCGGCGAGAAGGTGTCCCTGGAGGAGATGGGCGGGGCCCGCATGCACTGCGAGGTCAGCGGGTGCGGCGACCTGCTGGTGCCCGACGACAAGGCGGCCATCGAGGCGGCCCGCGCATACCTCGCGTACTTCCCGTCGAACTACTCCGAGCAGCCGCCGGTGGTGGAAGGCCGCCCCGCCGCATACCGCGGCTCGCTGGCCGGCCTGGTCCCCGAGGACGAGTCGAAGTCGTTCGACATGTACGCGCTGATCGCCGGTGTGGCGGACGAGGAGTCGTTCTTCGAGGTCAAGCCGGCCTACGCGAAGGAAGTCATCGTGGGGCTGGGCCGCCTCGACGGACACGTGGTGGGCGTGGTGGCCAACCAGCCGTTGCACAAGGGCGGCGTGCTGTTCGTGGACTCGGCGGACAAGGCGGCCCGGTTCATCTGGCTCTGCGACGCGTTCAACATCCCGCTGGTGTTCCTGGCCGACGTCCCGGGGTTCATGATCGGGTCGGCCGTGGAGCGGCAGGGCATCATCCGCCACGGGGCGAAGCTCATCACCGCGGTGTCGGAGGCCACCGTTCCGAAGCTGTGCGTCGTGGTTCGCAAGGCCTACGGCGCGGGGCTGTACGCGATGGCCGGGCCGGGGTTCGAGCCCGACGCCACCATCGCGCTGCCCACCGCCCGCATCGCGGTGATGGGCCCGGAACCGGCCGTGAACGCCGTGTACTTCAACCGGATCCAGGCCATCGCGGAGCCGGCCGAACGCGAGGCGTTCGTCGCCGACAAGCGCCGCGAGTACGAGGAGGACATCGACCTCCTGCACCTGTCGTCGGAGAACGTGGTCGACGCGGTGGTGCAGCCGGACGAGCTCCGGGGCGAGCTGATCCGCCGGCTCGCCTACACGTCCGGCAAGGAGCGGCACTTCAGCGGACGCCGCCACGGGGTGCCCCCGGTTTGA
- a CDS encoding thiamine pyrophosphate-binding protein: protein MPVSETNSKVVYEALSTAGVRIVSALPETWLVHLIRMAEDDPDMVLVRLAKEEEGVGISAGAHLAGARSAMLMQNHGFLASINGIVSGAMLYRIPLLMLISDRGHFGERDHWQTEGGRFTRDVLDALTIQWDALWTPEEVGVKVAKAMTLAHSSLSPVALLLTRDLMWEEPSG, encoded by the coding sequence ATGCCGGTCTCCGAGACCAACTCGAAGGTCGTCTACGAGGCCCTGAGCACGGCCGGCGTCCGCATCGTGTCGGCGCTGCCCGAGACCTGGCTGGTCCACCTCATCCGGATGGCCGAGGACGACCCGGACATGGTGCTGGTGCGCCTGGCAAAGGAAGAGGAGGGCGTCGGCATCTCGGCGGGGGCGCACCTGGCCGGCGCCCGCTCCGCGATGCTCATGCAGAACCACGGGTTCCTGGCGTCGATCAACGGCATCGTCTCCGGGGCCATGCTGTACCGGATTCCGCTGCTCATGCTGATCAGCGACCGCGGACACTTCGGCGAGCGCGACCACTGGCAGACCGAGGGCGGCCGGTTCACCCGCGACGTCCTGGACGCCCTGACCATCCAGTGGGACGCGCTGTGGACTCCCGAAGAGGTCGGGGTCAAGGTCGCGAAGGCCATGACGCTCGCGCACTCCTCGCTGTCGCCGGTTGCGCTGCTGCTGACTCGCGACCTGATGTGGGAGGAGCCGTCGGGGTGA
- a CDS encoding biotin/lipoyl-binding protein — translation MFSKVLIANRGEIAVRIARTCRELGVATVAVFSDLDANARHVALADESVHLPGESAAETYLNLPAVLEAARRTGAQAVHPGYGFFSERGDVAEAVEEAGLVWIGPPPEAARAVGDKVRARQLASGAGVSVVPGTLQPVQEPGEVHAFGEEHGYPIAIKAAGGGGGRGLRVAAGPEEVPEAFAAATREAEAWFGSPGVYLERYLERPKHVEVQVLAPAAGEAMWLGARDCSLQRRHQKLVEETPPPLHAGIVPAMGEAAVAVANACGYVNAGTVEFLVDEDGRFYFLEVNARLQVEHTITEEVLGLDLVACQLRIAAGEPVGFTREDLAPRGHAIECRINAENPARRFLPGPGRIERYREPGGLGVRVDSGYAEGDEVPRAYDSLLAKLVVWGPTREEARRRMLRALREFDVAGVPTTIPAHIVLLEHPAFVDGSYTTRTVEGGALDSLVEPNAPARGPAKAADCAPSNAAVSSEAAASEAAVLLVAGQAVRLWNPAMAAEAAASTATRAVAGDGVVRSPMHGTILKLEVAKGDQVQAGDPVAILEAMKMETQVSAPVSGSVTAVHVQAGEVVEAGEPIAELG, via the coding sequence GTGTTCTCGAAGGTCCTGATCGCCAACCGTGGTGAGATCGCCGTGCGCATCGCACGGACCTGCCGCGAGCTCGGGGTAGCGACGGTGGCGGTGTTCTCCGACCTCGACGCCAACGCCCGCCACGTCGCGCTGGCCGACGAGAGCGTCCATCTCCCCGGTGAATCGGCGGCCGAGACGTACCTCAACCTCCCCGCCGTGCTGGAGGCCGCCCGGCGTACCGGCGCGCAGGCCGTCCATCCGGGCTACGGCTTCTTCTCGGAGCGGGGCGACGTGGCCGAGGCCGTTGAGGAGGCCGGGCTGGTGTGGATCGGGCCGCCTCCCGAGGCCGCCCGTGCCGTGGGCGACAAGGTTCGCGCACGTCAGCTGGCCTCCGGGGCGGGAGTGTCAGTGGTGCCCGGTACGCTCCAGCCGGTCCAGGAACCGGGGGAGGTGCACGCCTTCGGGGAAGAGCACGGATACCCCATAGCGATCAAGGCGGCCGGGGGCGGAGGCGGCCGGGGACTTCGGGTCGCCGCCGGACCCGAGGAGGTCCCCGAGGCGTTCGCCGCAGCCACCCGGGAGGCCGAGGCCTGGTTCGGCTCGCCCGGCGTGTACCTGGAGCGGTACCTCGAACGGCCCAAGCACGTCGAGGTCCAGGTGCTCGCGCCCGCCGCGGGCGAGGCCATGTGGCTGGGCGCGCGGGACTGCTCGCTCCAGCGCCGCCACCAGAAACTCGTCGAGGAGACCCCTCCGCCGCTGCATGCCGGCATCGTCCCGGCCATGGGCGAGGCCGCCGTCGCGGTGGCCAACGCCTGCGGGTACGTCAACGCGGGCACCGTCGAGTTCCTGGTGGACGAGGACGGGCGCTTCTACTTCTTGGAGGTGAACGCCCGGCTCCAGGTCGAGCACACCATCACCGAGGAGGTCCTCGGCCTGGACCTGGTGGCCTGCCAGCTCCGCATCGCCGCCGGCGAGCCCGTCGGGTTCACGCGCGAGGACCTGGCGCCGCGGGGCCACGCCATCGAGTGCCGGATCAACGCCGAGAACCCGGCCCGGCGCTTCCTGCCCGGTCCCGGCCGCATCGAGCGGTACCGGGAGCCCGGCGGCCTCGGCGTCCGCGTGGACTCCGGGTACGCGGAGGGCGACGAGGTGCCGCGGGCCTACGACAGCCTCCTGGCCAAGCTGGTGGTGTGGGGCCCCACGCGGGAGGAGGCTCGCCGCCGCATGCTCAGGGCCCTGCGCGAATTCGACGTGGCCGGCGTCCCCACCACGATCCCGGCGCACATCGTCTTGCTGGAGCACCCGGCATTCGTGGACGGCTCGTACACCACCCGGACCGTGGAGGGCGGAGCGCTGGATTCATTGGTCGAGCCGAACGCTCCTGCCCGGGGGCCAGCGAAGGCAGCCGACTGTGCCCCGAGCAATGCGGCCGTCTCATCCGAGGCCGCCGCATCCGAGGCCGCCGTCCTGCTGGTGGCGGGCCAGGCCGTGCGGCTGTGGAATCCCGCGATGGCCGCCGAGGCCGCCGCCTCCACGGCCACGCGGGCGGTCGCCGGCGACGGCGTCGTGCGCTCGCCCATGCACGGGACGATCCTGAAGCTGGAGGTCGCGAAGGGCGACCAGGTCCAGGCGGGCGACCCGGTGGCCATCCTGGAGGCCATGAAGATGGAGACCCAGGTCAGCGCCCCCGTGTCGGGCTCGGTCACGGCCGTGCACGTGCAGGCCGGGGAGGTCGTGGAGGCCGGCGAGCCCATCGCGGAGCTCGGCTGA
- a CDS encoding enoyl-CoA hydratase-related protein: MSFVTREDHGHVAVVTLSRPEALNAISGEVADQLAGAFVSAAADPGAWVVVLAAAGEKAFCVGADLKERNQLDDRGWMRNRVLMRGLFEAIRSAPQPTVASVFGYALGGGFELALSCDLIVASDDAILGLPEVRVGIVPGGGGTQLLARRVGPSRAKEMIFTGKRIHAGQAYDAGLVARVVPRPQLGAATLELAEEICRSSPVAVREAKKAIDRGGEIPLEHGIEIEDQAWRKAVASEDRAEGIAAFNEKREPRWKGR, from the coding sequence GTGAGCTTCGTCACCAGAGAGGACCACGGCCACGTCGCCGTGGTCACCCTCTCCCGTCCCGAGGCGCTCAACGCGATCTCGGGCGAGGTGGCCGACCAGCTGGCGGGCGCGTTCGTGTCCGCCGCGGCGGACCCGGGGGCGTGGGTGGTGGTGCTGGCCGCAGCCGGGGAGAAGGCCTTCTGCGTCGGGGCCGACCTGAAGGAACGCAACCAGCTGGACGACCGGGGATGGATGCGGAACCGCGTGCTGATGCGGGGGCTGTTCGAGGCCATCCGCTCGGCGCCGCAGCCCACCGTCGCGTCGGTGTTCGGCTACGCCCTGGGTGGGGGGTTCGAGCTGGCCCTGTCCTGCGACCTCATCGTGGCATCTGACGACGCGATCCTCGGGCTTCCCGAGGTCCGCGTGGGGATCGTGCCGGGCGGGGGCGGGACCCAGCTGCTGGCCCGTCGGGTGGGGCCGTCGCGAGCCAAGGAGATGATCTTCACCGGGAAGCGGATCCACGCGGGGCAGGCGTACGACGCCGGCCTGGTGGCGCGGGTGGTCCCGCGTCCACAACTGGGAGCGGCCACGCTGGAGCTGGCCGAGGAGATCTGCCGCTCGTCGCCGGTGGCAGTCCGGGAGGCCAAGAAGGCGATCGACCGCGGGGGTGAGATCCCGCTGGAGCACGGCATCGAGATCGAGGACCAGGCCTGGCGCAAGGCCGTCGCCTCGGAGGACCGCGCGGAGGGGATCGCCGCCTTCAACGAGAAGCGCGAGCCGCGGTGGAAGGGCCGCTGA
- a CDS encoding antibiotic biosynthesis monooxygenase: MEVYTLGVWRVREGKESEFVEAWRRLGGYFRNLPNPPGPGTLVQSVDDPRLFYSFGPWRSLDDIAMMRSAPDTPGALARLAALCDEAKPGTFRVVARVEGGLEAGYTGEAHPSSG, translated from the coding sequence ATGGAGGTCTACACGCTCGGCGTATGGCGGGTCAGGGAGGGGAAGGAATCGGAGTTCGTGGAAGCGTGGAGGCGTCTGGGGGGCTATTTCCGGAACCTCCCCAACCCACCCGGGCCCGGGACCCTGGTGCAGAGCGTCGATGATCCGCGCCTGTTCTACTCGTTCGGTCCGTGGAGGAGCCTCGACGACATCGCGATGATGCGGTCCGCCCCGGACACGCCCGGCGCCCTGGCGCGGCTCGCCGCGCTGTGTGACGAGGCGAAGCCGGGAACGTTCCGCGTGGTGGCCCGCGTCGAGGGCGGACTCGAAGCTGGCTACACCGGCGAGGCCCACCCCAGCTCCGGGTAG